In Nostoc sp. CENA543, a single genomic region encodes these proteins:
- a CDS encoding DUF262 domain-containing protein: MSRTLGQLLYSLRKGDLLLPNFQRPFVWNPERWQSLLASILLEYPVGQALIGTEADSKTMSVNKPLSIPENTLREIFLNKTNLKLEEIEGLKSTQYLQRGEAYSCDYLLDGQQRLTALDLIFGTTYHFADGSELNRNYRLRWFLNLNKLGLIDLKWPNIREMQHEEVCEAFVYIKYRKTDKNSPFYYEKSESDLADFCTVKELQKQTGMEEGIYLPLDKLYIENHDGKSLQFDPANFLIDLFDERQDVIIGKTHEGKRLKENYQNDLIEQKKYEEEWKKLRRSFSSWKATLERMLDNLIKFQFPVLEVPSKEFNRLSGIFSVINMGGVELETFDLLVAKTTTTDSSLRDIMKSACLQSMKDFKKYVKLLPEPAREEGIDNFWNIGDFLGEKNEDAEQVVKGLKFPESIARSFAQTIVIHAKLSEALGDDWSLRNNTLSGFSQSQEAARSILQLEDWGYSDKLILNLSRQTVQKVQNQAAKQLLRAYFFMKAKLGFPKLSYFPYRQMDLVLAAVLTDSVWNKLYQDPSGTLMKKLQWWYWGSIFGGAYQKAHSSIDKRVLADIPRLLVYLSKPTIKWDEVSDLSNGKLEDNSRFTEVPIIGANGKLGNRFEMICDADGYSTKDVLMTSASRTMGLAILAFTIRNGLSDFKYRDKSDNSHELKRGLPLHAGRNDLQADHLYAVNSWYKFTGEKVERNDDHPINSPLNYSWVSAKSNRYWSDNPSFMKLELQSALEGHQESIDFLHHHLLSVEAIEYEYRDMLLSSEEKQKKIAKVVLKALLEKRFEKLRQEILNENPEH; the protein is encoded by the coding sequence ATGTCGAGAACTCTTGGACAGTTACTATATTCTTTACGTAAAGGAGATTTGCTATTACCTAACTTTCAACGCCCATTTGTTTGGAATCCAGAACGTTGGCAATCTCTTCTAGCATCAATACTACTAGAATATCCTGTTGGACAAGCTCTTATTGGTACGGAAGCAGACAGTAAAACTATGTCTGTTAACAAGCCACTATCCATACCAGAAAACACTTTGCGTGAAATATTCTTAAATAAAACAAATCTTAAACTGGAAGAAATTGAAGGACTTAAATCAACACAATATCTACAAAGAGGTGAAGCTTATTCTTGTGATTATCTTTTAGATGGACAACAGAGATTAACTGCACTGGATCTTATTTTTGGGACAACATATCATTTCGCTGATGGTAGTGAACTGAATAGAAACTATAGACTTAGATGGTTCTTAAACCTTAATAAACTAGGTTTAATAGATTTGAAATGGCCAAATATTAGAGAAATGCAACATGAAGAAGTCTGTGAAGCATTTGTTTACATAAAATACAGAAAAACTGATAAAAACAGCCCTTTTTATTATGAAAAATCAGAATCTGATTTAGCTGATTTTTGTACAGTTAAAGAATTACAAAAACAAACTGGTATGGAAGAGGGTATTTATCTTCCCTTAGATAAATTATATATTGAAAATCATGATGGAAAATCACTCCAATTTGATCCAGCAAACTTTTTAATAGATTTATTTGATGAAAGACAAGATGTTATTATTGGCAAAACTCACGAAGGTAAAAGGTTAAAAGAAAATTACCAAAATGATCTTATTGAGCAGAAAAAATATGAAGAGGAATGGAAAAAACTTAGACGTAGTTTCTCTAGCTGGAAAGCAACACTTGAAAGAATGCTAGATAATCTCATAAAATTTCAATTCCCAGTATTGGAAGTACCTTCAAAAGAATTTAATAGGCTATCAGGTATTTTTTCAGTAATCAACATGGGTGGAGTTGAATTAGAAACTTTTGATTTGTTAGTAGCGAAGACTACAACAACAGATTCTAGCCTTCGAGATATAATGAAATCTGCTTGCTTACAGAGCATGAAAGATTTTAAGAAGTATGTGAAACTTTTACCAGAACCAGCAAGAGAAGAAGGCATAGATAATTTTTGGAATATAGGTGATTTTCTAGGTGAAAAAAATGAAGATGCTGAACAAGTTGTTAAAGGTTTAAAGTTTCCAGAATCTATTGCTAGGTCTTTTGCACAAACCATTGTAATACACGCAAAGTTATCGGAAGCTCTAGGTGATGATTGGTCACTTAGAAATAATACACTTTCTGGTTTTTCCCAATCTCAAGAAGCAGCACGTTCGATTTTGCAGCTTGAAGATTGGGGATATTCAGATAAACTCATTCTTAACTTATCTCGTCAGACAGTTCAAAAAGTTCAGAACCAAGCAGCTAAACAACTATTACGTGCCTACTTTTTTATGAAGGCAAAGCTTGGATTTCCCAAATTATCTTATTTTCCATATCGCCAGATGGATTTGGTTTTGGCAGCAGTATTAACTGATTCCGTATGGAATAAGTTATATCAAGATCCATCTGGGACTTTAATGAAAAAGCTTCAATGGTGGTATTGGGGTTCTATTTTTGGTGGTGCTTATCAAAAAGCTCATTCTTCTATAGACAAGCGGGTTTTGGCGGATATTCCTAGATTGTTAGTCTATCTATCTAAACCTACAATCAAGTGGGATGAAGTATCTGATCTCAGTAATGGAAAACTTGAAGACAACAGTCGTTTCACTGAAGTACCCATAATAGGAGCTAATGGGAAATTAGGAAATCGTTTTGAAATGATATGTGATGCAGACGGTTACTCTACTAAAGATGTACTTATGACATCTGCTAGTCGAACAATGGGTCTAGCAATACTTGCATTTACAATTAGAAACGGTTTATCAGATTTTAAATACAGAGATAAGAGTGATAACTCTCATGAACTGAAGCGTGGTTTACCCCTTCATGCTGGTCGTAATGATCTCCAAGCTGATCATCTTTATGCAGTGAATTCATGGTATAAGTTCACGGGAGAGAAAGTAGAACGAAATGATGATCATCCAATCAATTCTCCTTTAAATTATTCCTGGGTTTCCGCTAAATCAAATCGTTATTGGTCAGATAACCCATCATTTATGAAGTTAGAGCTTCAATCAGCACTTGAAGGTCATCAAGAAAGTATAGATTTCTTGCACCATCATTTGCTATCTGTAGAGGCAATTGAGTACGAATATAGAGATATGTTGCTAAGTTCAGAAGAAAAACAAAAAAAGATTGCCAAAGTAGTGCTTAAAGCTTTGTTAGAAAAACGCTTTGAAAAACTAAGGCAAGAAATACTCAATGAAAACCCTGAACACTGA
- a CDS encoding DNA phosphorothioation-associated protein 4: MAETGRIRVAKDKAELVKALTSSDGSTGPFQTFADVIVFAAALGAKHKKRVPLGEISKREPSPIGQEHFLTRGYDLIIKLLAIVEEKELAILSVGNEKFENQRLRLFEEYANGGLEILQNEMRGAVDYSERILLVLSSERFQQEQQREFDLRRFLS, translated from the coding sequence ATGGCAGAAACGGGTAGAATCAGGGTTGCTAAAGATAAAGCTGAGTTAGTGAAAGCGTTAACCTCTTCAGATGGTAGTACAGGGCCTTTTCAAACATTTGCTGATGTCATTGTCTTTGCTGCTGCGTTAGGTGCAAAGCATAAAAAGCGTGTACCCTTGGGCGAAATTTCTAAACGAGAACCATCCCCTATAGGCCAAGAGCATTTTTTAACTAGAGGATATGATCTCATCATTAAACTTCTGGCAATTGTTGAAGAAAAGGAACTTGCTATTTTATCTGTTGGTAATGAAAAGTTTGAAAATCAACGCTTGAGATTATTTGAAGAGTACGCCAATGGCGGACTAGAAATATTGCAAAATGAAATGAGAGGAGCAGTTGACTACTCAGAAAGGATACTGCTAGTTTTAAGTTCAGAAAGATTTCAGCAAGAACAACAAAGAGAATTTGACTTGCGTAGGTTTTTATCTTAA
- a CDS encoding aminotransferase class V-fold PLP-dependent enzyme, whose protein sequence is MTSISTAQVKLQQHREQFPALANKRYFNYGGQGPMPQATIDTIAQTISYIQQIGPFGSEAGAWLTAQMPTVRNAIASELSVTPDTISFTDNVTVGCNIALWGINWQAGDHLLLSDCEHPGVVAASQEISRRFGVEVTTCPLQATVNDGDPVAIVAQNLRPQTRLVVLSHIFWNTGQVLPLDKIVEVCKNNNSLLLIDAAQSVGALPLNLAELGVDFYAFTGHKWLCGPEGVGGLYVRPESLEHLHPTFIGLYGIMVDSQSRPVNWKPDARRYEVSTPPYPLYLGLREAIATHQKWGTPQERYTQIRHNSEYLWRRLTALPHIKCLRTAPPECGIVSFQLTNHQPLKLLQFLDTQKILTRTLADPSCIRTTVHYLTLESEIDHLVEAVEKFLVNSH, encoded by the coding sequence ATGACTAGTATTTCCACTGCACAGGTTAAGCTACAACAACATCGAGAACAATTCCCAGCTTTAGCGAATAAGCGTTATTTTAACTATGGTGGACAGGGGCCAATGCCTCAAGCCACAATAGACACGATCGCACAAACTATATCTTACATTCAGCAGATTGGCCCCTTTGGAAGTGAGGCTGGTGCTTGGTTAACAGCACAAATGCCCACCGTCAGAAACGCGATCGCCTCTGAATTAAGCGTTACACCTGATACAATCTCTTTTACGGATAATGTCACCGTAGGTTGCAATATTGCTTTGTGGGGAATAAACTGGCAAGCAGGCGACCATCTCTTACTCTCAGACTGCGAACATCCTGGAGTTGTAGCTGCTAGTCAAGAAATTAGTCGTCGGTTTGGAGTGGAAGTTACAACCTGTCCTTTACAAGCAACTGTAAATGATGGCGATCCCGTAGCCATTGTTGCTCAAAATTTGCGTCCTCAGACGCGCCTAGTCGTACTCAGTCATATTTTTTGGAACACTGGTCAAGTGCTACCTCTAGATAAAATCGTAGAGGTATGTAAAAACAATAATTCTCTCTTATTAATAGATGCAGCCCAATCCGTTGGGGCTTTACCTTTGAACTTAGCAGAATTGGGAGTAGATTTCTATGCTTTTACGGGTCACAAATGGTTATGCGGCCCCGAAGGTGTGGGGGGTTTGTATGTGCGTCCAGAAAGTCTAGAACATCTGCATCCGACTTTTATCGGGTTGTATGGAATTATGGTTGATAGCCAATCTCGACCTGTGAACTGGAAACCAGATGCAAGACGCTATGAAGTATCTACCCCACCTTACCCATTATATTTAGGTTTGCGAGAGGCGATCGCAACTCATCAAAAATGGGGAACACCACAAGAACGTTACACCCAAATTCGCCACAACAGCGAATATTTATGGCGACGTTTAACCGCATTACCCCATATCAAATGTCTCCGCACAGCACCCCCAGAATGCGGTATAGTCTCCTTTCAATTAACAAATCATCAACCCCTAAAATTGTTGCAATTTCTCGATACTCAAAAAATATTAACCCGCACCCTTGCCGATCCCAGTTGTATCCGCACCACCGTTCATTATTTAACTTTAGAGTCAGAAATCGACCACTTAGTTGAAGCCGTAGAAAAATTTTTGGTCAATAGTCATTAG